The Castor canadensis chromosome X, mCasCan1.hap1v2, whole genome shotgun sequence genome includes a region encoding these proteins:
- the S100g gene encoding protein S100-G — MSAGKSPEELKSIFTKYAAKEGDPDQLSKAELKLLIQAEFPNLLKGPSSLDDLFKELDKNGDGEVSFEEFQVLVKKISQ; from the exons ATGAGTGCTGGAAAGTCTCCGGAAGAACTGAAGAGCATCTTCACAAAATATGCAGCCAAAGAAGGTGACCCAGACCAGCTGTCAAAGGCCGAGCTGAAGCTATTGATTCAGGCTGAATTCCCCAATCTCCTCAAG GGTCCCAGCAGCCTAGACGACCTCTTTAAAGAACTGGACAAGAATGGAGATGGAGAAGTCAGTTTTGAAGAATTCCAAGTGCTAGTAAAAAAGATATCCCAGTGA